The stretch of DNA CCCTACTGGGCGCCGGAAGTCATGGCCGACTACGAAGAACGCTTCGCCAGCGTCCTGTCGGGCAACGTCACCCCGCAATTCGAAACCGTGTTCCAGCGCCCGGACGGCGTGCGGGTGCCGGTGCTGGTCTACGAGGCGCCGCTGGTGGATGCCGACGGCCGCCAGACCGGCTGGATGAGTTCGATCCAGGACATCACCGACCGCAAGCGCGCCGAGGAACTCAACCGCCAGCAGCAGGAAAAGCTGGAAACCAGCGCGCGCCTGGCCACCATGGGCGAGATGTCCTCGATGCTGGCCCACGAGCTGAACCAGCCGCTGGCGGCGATCTCGAGCTATACGGCGGGCGCCCTCAACGTGCTGGAGCGCAGCGGCAAGGCGGGCGAACCGGTGAATGCCGGCATGCTGCGGCACGCGCTGGAGCAGGCGCGCCAGCAGGCGCAGCGCGCCGGCCAGATCATCCGCAGCGTGCACGAGTTCGTGAAAAAGCGCGAACCGCGCCGCGAGCCGGTCACCATCCCCAGCGTGGTCGAGGGCGTGCGCGCCCTGGTCGAGCTGCAGGCGCGCCAGGCCGGCGTCATCCTGCGCGTCGAGCTGCCGCCGCAGTTGCCGAAGGTGGAGGCCGACCGCGTGATGCTGGAGCAGGTGCTGCTCAACCTCACCCGCAATGCGATCGAAGCGATGGTCGACACCCGGCTGGACCAGCGCGTGCTGCGCATCGGCGCCGCGCACGCGGACGGCATGGTGGCGGTGTCGGTGATCGACCGCGGCCACGGCATCGCGCCGGAAGTGGCGGCCGGGCTGTTCTCGCCCTTCTATTCGACCAAGCTCGACGGCATGGGCATGGGCCTGTCGATCTGCCGCACCGCGATCGAGTTCCACGGCGGCACCCTGAGCCATGCGCCGAACCCGGGCGGCGGCACCATCTTTACGTTCTCGCTGCCGGCGCAAGCGGCGGGCGGGGCGCTGGGCTAAAATCCGGGTGCGGCCCGCGCCGCCGATTAACCAACAGAACAAGTCCGGAGACCCACCACATGCTGCACATCGTCGACGATGAAGACGTCATCCGCGACGCGCTCGCCTGGCTGGCGCAATCGCGCGGCCTGGAAGCGCGCGGCTACGCCAGCGGGGAGGAATTCCTCGCCGCCGTCGCCGCGTCCGCCCCCGGCGCCGGCGGCGCGCAGGGCGACTGCGTCCTGCTGGACGTGCGCATGCCCGGCATGAACGGCATCGCCGTTTTTGACCAGTTGGTAAAAAATGGCCTGAGCGCGCGCCTGCCGGTGATCTTCCTGACCGGCCACGGCGACGTGCCGATGGCGGTTGACTCGCTCAAGCGCGGCGCCTTCGACTTCTTCGAAAAACCCTTCAACGACAACGTGCTGATGGACCGCGTCGAGGAAGCGCTGGTCGCCTCGCGCAAGGCGCTCGATGCCGCGGCGGTGCAGGCGCGCCTGGCGACCCTGTCGGCGCGCGAGCGCGAAGTGCTGGACCTGATCCTGGCCGGCATGATGAACAAGGTGGTGGCCGACAAGCTCGGGATCAGCATGCGCACGGTGGAGGTGCACCGCGCGCATATCTTCGACAAGATGCAGGTCAAGACGGCGGTCGAGCTGGCCGGCCTGCTGAAGTGACTCTGCCGGCACCGTTACCACAATTAATACTTTGCTTATCACCGCGTGGGCAGGAAACCTGCCCACCCTACACGCCCTCAATTGCTCTTCGTTCTCCTTCTTTTTCGCGCGGCAAGCGTCCCTGCGGTTTGAAGGAAGCCTTGTAAAATGTACCGGAACGCGACACGGCCGCTGCATTCTGTGGCGATCGCGGAGTTATTGCATTTAGGGATACTCATGAACGAAAAAACAGTTGCAGACAAGATGTTCCTGAGGACGGCGAAATCGATGCTGATCCTTAACGGACAAGCCAACCCCGGCGTGGCGGCGCAGATGCCGCAGCACCTGGTCAAGGAAGGCGACGGCCCCTTCGACGTGATCCTGATGTTCGCGCTCAACCGCAAGGAGCTCGAGCAATACCTGCCGGTGGCCAAGGAAAAGCTGGGGGAAAAGGGTTCGCTGTGGATCGCCTACCTCAAGCAGACCGCCTCCAAGGCCACCGACATCAATCGCGATTCGATCAATGCCTATGCCAAGGAAAACGGCATCACCGCGGTGGCGATGATCTCGATCGACGGCGACTGGTCGGGCCTACGCCTCAAGCGTATCGAGTGATACCCCATGGCGGCCGAGCGCCCAGGCCACGTGCTCGCGCACCAGGCTGGAAGGGTGGCCGGCGCGGGCTTGCAAGGCCGCCACGATCGCCGCATCGCCCTTGAGGTCCGCGCTGGCGGCGGCATTGCCCAGCCCCACCGCCAGGTTGCGCAGCCAGCGCTCGTGGCCGATACGGCGGATCGGACTGCCTTCCATCCGGCGGTTGAATTCCTCCTCTTCCCACCCGAACAGCTCGACCATGCCGGCCGCGCCCAGGCCGTTCCTCTCGTCGAAATCGGGCAAGCTCGCGCGCTGTGCGAACTTGTTCCACGGGCAGGCCAGCTGGCAGTCGTCGCAGCCGTAGATGCGGTTGCCGATCAGGGGACGCAGGTCTTCCGGAATGGCGCCCTTGAGCTCGATGGTGAGATAAGAGATGCAGCGCCGTGCATCCAGCCGGCCGGGGCCGAGGATGGCCTGGGTCGGGCAGACCTCGATGCAGGCCTGGCACGCGCCGCAGTGGGCGCCGGTGGGCGGATCGACCGGCAGCGCCAGGTCGACCAGGATTTCGCCAATGAAGAAGGTGGAGCCGGCCGTGCGCGACAGCAGCAGCGTGTGCTTGCCGCGCCAGCCCAGGCCGGCTTTTTCCGCCAGCGGCAATTCCATCACCGGCGCCGAATCCGTAAACACGCGATAGCCCAGCTCGCCCACCGCCGCTTTCACGCGCTCGGCCAATTGCTGCAGGCGGTTACGCAGCACCTTGTGGTAGTCGCGCCCGCGCGCATACACCGAGACCACGGCGGCGCCGGGTTCCAGCTGGCGCGCGTGTTCCTCGCCACGCCAGTCGTCCCCGCGCGACATCGGCAGGTAGTCCATGCGCGCGACGATGGCGCGCACCGTGCCCGGCACCAGCTCGCTTGGCCGCGCACGCTTCATGCCGTGGCTTGCCATATAATCCATCTCACCATGGCAGCCGGCGTCCAGCCAGGCCTGCAGGCCGGCTTCCGCATGCGCCAGGTCGACGTCCGCGATGCGCACGTCGGCGAAACCGAGTTCCGCGCCCCAGGTCTTGATGGTGCGTGCGAGCTCGTGCAGGTCGGGTGGGGATGTCAGCATGGCGGGATGAACAACATGGCGACAGCGGTCGCTTAACACGCTATTTTATTCGATGCAGCCTTTCAAAGCCTACTTGCCCGACGAATCCGCCACTGCCGCCCTGGGTGCGGCGCTGGCACGCGCGCTCCAGCCCGGCCTGGTGATCTACCTGCACGGCGACCTGGGCGCGGGCAAGACGGCGCTCACCCGCGCCCTGATCCAGGCGGCCGGGCACAAGGGCACGGTCAAGAGCCCGACCTACACGCTGTCCGAGCCCTACCGCGTGCAGGTCGACGGCCAGGATATCAACATCATCCACTACGACCTGTACCGGATGTCGAGTCCCGAGGAATTCCTGGACGCGGGCTTCCGCGAAGACTTCGATGGCAGCAATATCTGCATCGTGGAATGGCCCGAAAAAGGCGAGCCGGTGTTGCCCTCACCCGACGTTCGAATCTTGCTTGACGTCAGCGGTCTCGGCCGTGAGGTAGAATTGCAGGCGTTGACTCAACCAGGCCTGCTATGTCTCGACCGCCTCGCCTACCCTCCACCGACTCCCTGATTCCTGGTTCGCCGCGCCGCCGCACCATGCTCAAGGCCGGCGGAACGCTGCTGCTCTCCGTGATCGCCCCGCTGCCGGCCAACGCCGCGCAGATCCTGGCCGTTCGTGTCTGGCCGGCGCCCGACTACACCCGCGTGACGCTGGAAAACGACAGCGACCTCAAGACCGAGCACTTCCTCCTGTCCGACCCGCCGCGGCTGGTGGTGGACATCGATGGGCTGGGGCTGAACAGCACCCTGAAGAGCCTGGTCGCCAAGATCGAATCGAACGACCCCTACATCCAGCAGGTGCGGGTCGGCCAGAACCGTCCGAACGTGGTGCGCCTGGTGTTTGACCTGAAGGAAGAGATCAAGCCGGAAGTGTTTACGCTGGCCCCGGTGGCCGGCTACCAGCACCGCCTGATCTTCGACCTCTACCCTACCCGGCCGGTCGATCCGATCGCCGCGCTGATCGAAAAGGGCGACTGGTTCAGCGAGGCGCCGACCTCGGCGGCTGCCGGCAGCGCCAATCCGGCCTCGCCCCTGCCCGCCGCGCCACCGGCCCAGTCCGGCGCCGTCCCGGAAGCCATCGCCAAGCTCGAATCCGAGATGTCGGCCCTGGACGGCACCCCGCCGCCGCATCCGGTGCAGCCGACGCCCTCGAAAGCCGGCGCCAAGGCGCCGCCGCCCAAGGTGGTACGGATGGTCACCATCGCGCTCGATCCGGGCCACGGCGGCGAGGACCCCGGCGCGATCGGCGCCAACGGCAGCCGCGAGAAGGATATCGTGCTGTCGGTGGCCAAGCGCCTCAAGGCCAAGCTCGAGCAACTGCCCAACACCCGCGTCATGCTCACCCGCGACGGCGACTATTTCGTGCCGCTCGGCCAGCGCGTGCAGAAGGCGCGCAAAGTGCAGGCCGACCTGTTCGTGTCGATCCACGCGGACGCCTGGATTTCGCCGACCGCGCGCGGCTCCTCGGTCTTCGTGCTGTCCGAGAAGGGCGCCAGTTCGAGCGCGGCGCGCTGGCTGGCGGACGGCCAGAACCGGGCCGACCTGGTCGGCGGCGCCAACTTCGCGGTGCAGGACAAGCAGATCGCGAGCGTGCTGTTCGACCTGTCGACCACGGCCCAGATCAACGACAGCCTCAAGCTCGGCAAGGCGGTCCTGCGCGAGATCGGCGGCATCAACCGCCTGCACAAGGCCTCGGTCGAGCAGGCCGGCTTCGCAGTGCTGAAAGCGCCTGACATCCCGTCGATTCTGGTGGAAACTGCATTCATCTCGAACCCGCAGGAAGAAGCCAAGCTGCGCGACGAGGCCTACCAGAACCAGCTGGCCGACGCGATCACGAACGGCATCAAGCGCTATTTCTCCGACAACCCGCCAATGGCCAAGAGCGGCCAGACCTGAGCCTGAATCGACCATGACCCTCGCCACCCACACCACCGTCGGGCAGCTGCCCGCGATCCGGATCCAGGCGCCGGACGGCGCCGAGGCCACCATCACCCTGTACGGCGCCCACCTGGTGTCGTGGAAGGGCGCGGACGGCCAGGAACGCATGTTCATGAGCGAAAAATCGGTGCTCGACGGCAGCAAGGCGTTGCGCGGCGGCGTGCCGGTGATCTTCCCGCAATTCGCCGAACGCGGCAAGGGCATGCGCCACGGCTTCGCCCGCGTGAGCAACTGGCGCCTGGAAGACAGCGGCCTGGACGAGGGCGCGGCCTGGGCCAGCTTCGACCTGGCGGCGGGCGACCTGCCGACCACCCTGGCCGACGCCTGGCCGCACACCTTCGCCCTGTGCCTGCGCGTGGCGGTGCGCGCCAACGAACTGCACATGACGTTCACCGTGCGCAACCTGGGCGCGGCGCCCTTCCCCTTCTCGGCGGCGCTGCACACCTACCACCTGGTGCCGGACGTGTGCGAGGCGCGCATCGAGGGCATCTCCTCGGACGAGATCTCGATCGTCGACAAGCTGGACGAGGTCTATCCGCACGTGGCGGGACGCGCCCAGCTGGCCACCAGCGCCGGGACGCTGGTGCTCGAACAGAGCGGCTTCACCGACGCGGTGGTGTGGAACCCGGGCGCGGTGGATGCGGCGGCGCTGCCGGACATGGAGAACGACGAGTACAAGCGCTTCGTGTGCATCGAGCCGGCCGTGCTCGATCCGGTGACGCTGGATGCGGGGCAGTCCTGGACCGGGACCTACCGCGTCAGCTGAAATGAAGAAGCCCAGGCCTGGAGCCCAGGCCTGGGGTCAGGTCTGACTTTCGGACACGGACTGAGCAATACAATCACGCAATGCTCGAGTTCGTGTCCAAATGTCAGACCTGACCCTCATGTAAGCCGCTCATGTAAGCCGGGCACTGCCCGGCTTCTTTTTTAGTTCGACTCCTTGATCATCCTGCCGTTACTTGGCTGGATCGGCCGCGCATTGAGCGGATACAGGCGCGAGAACAGCGCCATCTGCGCCGGCGACGCCTGCATGGTCTGCTTCATCACGATCCACAGCACGTCCTCGGTGCACGGCGGCTCGCTCAGGGAACCCATGTAGGTGAAGTACTCGCGCTTCTCAGGCAGCGCCTCGCGCGGATCGATCAGGATCGAGGGCGACACGGTCTGCTGCTTTTCCAGCGGCAGGTGGTTCCACACCGTCTGGATCAGGGGATTGGCCTTGCCGCGCTCGAGCAGCACCGCCAGCACCAGCAGCTTGCCTTCGTAGCTGCGGTGCACCAGGTGGATCACCATCTCGGTGCCCTTGCCGTTGATGCGCTCTTCCGATGGACGGTGGAAGTGGAACTGCTGCAGCTCGTAGCTCATGTTGCCGACCGTGAGGAAGTTGCCGCCGCCGACCGTCACCTGGATGGTGTGGCCGTTGTCGATCTCGCTGAACGAGCTGGGACGGTAATCGAAGGCGATCTGCTCGAGGTCGACCTTGATTCCGTCGCGCAGGTCGATCGGCGACTGGCGCTTGCCGGTATTGCACTTGGCCCAGTTCGAATTGATGTTCGACCAGTTGGCCGGACCGTACTCGCCTTCGTAGCTCCAGTGGGTGCCGTTCTTCGGCTTGTTGGCGGCGGCGATCGCGGCTTCGGCTTCCTTGCGGCGCTTGGCCTCAAGCGCTTTCCTCGCCTTGGCGGCCGCGGCGGCGCGGGCCGCCTGCTGCTCGCGCAACTGGGCCAGGCGCTCGGCGATACGCACCGACAGGTCGACTTCAGACTGTTCTTCGTCGCCTGCCGCGGGCGCCGGGCGGGCGGGCGCCGCGCCGCGGGCATCGGCCGCGGCGGCCAGGGCCTTCATGTCCGGCTTGACCGCGCCGGCAACCGGCTTGCCTTCGAGGATGGCCTTGACGGTGGCCGTCTTGCCATCGGTGGGCTTGGGAGCGGGGTCGCTCGCGCTTGCGCAGGCCATGGCAAGGCTGCAAGCGAACAGGGCGATGAGGTGGCGCATGAGAATCCAGGGGGTGGCTATCCTCATGCTTATCGGCAATAAGAGCGGCAAACTTGAGTGCGCTGGAACAAGAACGCCCCGAAAAATCGGGGCGCTGTGTGGATGGCAAGCCTGCGTACTTACCGGCTCAGCAAGTTGCGGCCGAATTTGTACAGGCCGCCGATCGCCAGCGGCACCATCGCCGCCGAGATGCCGACCAGCACGATCTCGCTCAGGTGGGCCTTGATCACCGGGATATCGCCGAACAGGTAGCCGGCGGTGACCAGGCTGCCCACCCACAAGACCGCGCCGGTCACGTTGAACATCTGGAAGCGGGTCAGCGTCATCTCGGACACGCCCGCCACCAGCGGCGCGAAGCTGCGCACCACCGGCACGAAGCGCGCCACGATGATGGTCTTGCCGCCATGCTTCTCGAAGAAATCGTGGGTGCGGCGCAGCGCGTCCTTGTTGATCCAGCGGTAGTTGTGCGTAAACACACGCTGGCCGATGGCCCGCCCGACGTAGTAGTTCACGGTATTGCCGGTCACCGCGGCCACGATCAGGAGGCTCATCAGGAGCGCGAAGTTCATCTGGCCGGTGGCGCAGAAGGCGCCCGCGATGAACAGCAGGGTGTCGCCGGGGAGGAAGAAGAACAGGACCAGTCCGGTTTCGGAAAACACGATCGCGAACAGCACGATGTAAACATAGGTTCCGTACTGGGCCAGGAGCGCGCCCAGCGTCCTGTCGACATGCAGGAGCATGTCGAATAACTGCATCAGATCCATCATCTTCCTAGAGGTTAGCCGCGCATCATACCACCAGTTACCCTCGCCGCATGCGCGACCATCCGGACGGCTTTACCTTCCGACCACATTCCCGCACAATCGACGGGATAAGCAATCGACAACATCTGGAGACCGCATGACCGCTTCGTTCAATGCATCACGCCTGGCGCTCGCCGCCCTGGCCCTGCTGGCCGCCGGCAGCGCCGGCGCCGCCCCCGCCAAGCCGGAAAAAGAATTGCCGCCGAAACCCTCGCTGGCTGACGTGCTCAAGGCATCCAAGCCCGGCGACTGGCGCGCGCTGGATCCGGACAACACCCTGTACATGGACCTGCCGACCGGCCGCATGATCATCGAACTGGCCCCGAGCTTTGCGCCAGCCACCGCCGCCAACATCCGCGCCCTGGTGCGCGAAAAATATTTCGACGACCTGTTCATCATCCGCTCGCAGGACGGTTTCGTGGTGCAGTGGGGCGATCCGGACGAGGAGAACCCGAAGCCGTTCAAGGCCGCCAAGACCGTCAAGGCCGAGTTCACCGCGCCGATCAAATCGGCCGGCAGCTTCACCCGCCTGAAGGATGGCGACGTGTATGCGCCCCAGGTCGGACACGTAGAAGGCTTCCCGGCCGCGCGCGACCCGGCAAGCGGCCAGACCTGGCTGGTGCACTGCCCGGCAATGATCGGCGTGGCGCGCGACACCGGTTCTGACACCGGCAACGGCTCGCAGCTGTACGTCGTCACCGGCCACGCGCCGCGCCACCTCGACCGCAACATCACCGTGGTCGGCCGCGTGGTCCAGGGCATGCCGCTGTTGTCGGTCCAGCCGCGCGGCACGGGCGCCGCCGGTTTCTACGAGAAGCCCGAGCAGCGCATGTCGCTCAAGCGGGTAGCCATGGCGGCTGACGTGCCGGAAGCCGAACGCAGCCGTTTGGAAGTGATGCGCACCGACAGCGCCACCTACCAGGCCGTGGTCGAGGCGCAGCGCAACCGCGGCGGGCCGTGGACCAAGGTCGCGGCCGGTAGGATCGACCTGTGCAATGCGCCGATCCCGGTGCGTGAGCAGAAATAGGCGGGATATAATCGGGGGATGAACGCGCCCGTCCCTACCGTTGCCACTGCGGCTGCTACTTCGCACCGCCCGATCCAGCAACTCCCCGACCAGCTCATCTCCCAGATCGCAGCCGGCGAAGTGGTCGAGCGGCCCTCCGCCGTGGTCAAGGAGCTGCTGGAAAACGCCCTCGACGCGGGCGCGACCCAGATCACCGTGCGCCTGGAAGAAGGCGGCGTCAAGCGCATCGCCATCACCGACAACGGCCGCGGCATCGCGCCGGAGCAGCTGCCGCTGGCGCTGGCGCGCCATGCCACCTCAAAAATCGCCTCGCTACACGACCTCGAACACGTCGGCACCCTGGGCTTTCGCGGCGAGGCGCTGGCCTCGATCGCCTCGGTGGCCGCGGTGCGCATCACCTCGCGCACGCCAGACGCCGCCCACGCCTGGGAAATCGTCGGCTCGCACGAGGGCACCGTGGCGCCCTCTTCCGGCGCCTTCGGCACCACCATCGACGTGCAGGACCTGTACTTCAACACCCCGGCGCGGCGCAAGTTCCTGAAGTCCGAGCAGACCGAATACGGCCACTGCGCCGAAGTCGTGCGCCGCATCGCGCTCTCGCGTCCCGACGTCGCTTTCAGCCTGACCCACAACGGCCGCACCATCGACCACTGGAACGTGAGCGAAGCGGCCAAGCGCAGCGGCCAGATCCTCGGCAACGACTTCGCCGAGGCGCGCCTGGCGCTGGACGAATCCGCGGGCCCCTTGCGCCTGCACGGCTACGTCGGCCTGCCGACCGCCTCCAAGGCGCGCGCCGACGGTCAGTTCTTCTACGTAAACGGGCGTTTCGTGCGCGACAAGCTGCTGGTGCACGCGGTGCGCGCGGCCTACCAGGACGTGCTGCACGGCGACCGCTTCCCCTGCTACGTGCTGTCGCTCGACCTCGACCCGGCGCTGGTCGACGTCAACGTCCACCCATCCAAGATCGAGGTGCGCTTCCGCGACAGCCGCGCGGTGCACCAGTTCGTGTTCCACGCGGTGCAGCGCGCACTGGCGCAGACTTCGGCCACCGCCCACGGCAGCGCGCCGGCGCCGATCTCCGCCGCCGAAGTCAAGCCCACCGGCACGCCGGTATGGGCGCCGCGCCCGCACGAGCAGACCTCGTTCGGCGCCCAGCTTGCGCCCACCTTCTCGCCCTCGCCCTTCGCGCCGGGCAGCCGCTGGGACGATCCACACCCGGCGCCGTCGACCGGCGGCGTGGCGCAGCGTCTTGAATCCTATGGCGCCCTGTTCGCCGCCGGCGGACCGGCCAGGGCCGAGGCCCCGGCCGGCGTGCCGCTGTCAGGCTCCGAGCGCCCGCTGTCGAACGAGGACTTCCCGCTCGGCTTCGCCCTGGCCCAGCTGCACGGCATCTACATCCTGGCCCAGAACACCAAGGGCCTGGTGCTGGTCGACATGCACGCGGCCCACGAACGCATCCTCTACGAGCAGATCAAGAACGCGCTGGACGCACGCGCGGCAGGCGAAGAACTGCAGGTGCAGCAACTCCTGATCCCGGTGACCTTCTACGCCGACGCCATCGAGGTGGCGACCGCGCAGGACCACGGCGAGACCCTGAAGACGCTCGGCTTCGACATCGCCGCCCTGTCGCCGACCACGCTGGCGGTGCGCACCGTGCCGACCCTCTTGAAGAACGCCGACGCCCAGACGCTGGCGCGCGACGTGCTGCGCGACGTGCGCGAATTCGGCGGCTCGCGCGTGCTGATCGAGCGCCGCAACGAGCTGCTCGGCACCCTCGCCTGCCACACGGCGGTGCGCGCCAACCGCATCCTCTCTGTGCAGGAGATGAACGCGCTGCTGCGCCAGATGGAGATCACCGAGCGCTCCGACCAGTGCAACCACGGCCGTCCGACCTGGGTCCAGCTCGAAATCTCGGCACTCGATAAACTCTTCCTGCGCGGGCAGTAATCAAGATGAGCAACAAGAAACCGATGGCCGTGGCCATCATGGGCCCGACCGCGTCCGGCAAGACCGCGGCGGCGCTGGCGATCGCCCGCACCCGCCCGGTCGAGATCATCTCGGTCGACTCGGCCCTGGTCTACCGCGGCATGGACATCGGCACCGCCAAGCCCAGTCTTGATGAGCTGGCCGCCGTGCCGCACCACCTGATCGACATCATCGACCCGCTGGAAGCCTATTCGGTGATGCAGTTCCGCGAAGACGCGATCCGGCTGGTGGGCGAGATCAGCGCGCGCGGCGCCCTGCCGCTGCTGGTGGGCGGCACCATGATGTACTTCAAAGGCCTGACCGACAGCCTGGACGAGCTGCCGACCGCCGACCCGGCCCTGCGCGCCCGGCTCGATGCGGAAGCGGCTAGAATCGGCTGGCCCGGCATGCACGCCAGGCTGCGCACGCTCGACCCGGTGACCGCCGAGCGCCTGAAACCAAACGACGCGCAACGCATCAACCGCGCGCTGGAAATCATCGCCCTGACCGGCAAGCCGATGTCCGAGCTGCTGGGCAAGCGCGAGAAGCCCGAGCTGCCGTTTGACTTGATCTCGTTCGCGCTGGAGCCCTCGGAGCGCGCCGTGCTGCACCAGCGCATCGCCCAGCGCTTCGACGCCATGCTGGGGGAGCGCGACGACGCGGGGCTGGTGGCGGAAGTGGCGCGCCTGCGCGCGCGCGGCGACCTGTCGCCAAGCCTGCCCTCGATCCGCTGCGTCGGCTACCGCCAGACCTGGGACTACCTGGACGGCAAGATCGACCGCGCCGAGCTGCGCGAACTGGGCATCATCGCCACGCGCCAGCTGGCCAAGCGCCAGATCACCTGGCTGCGCGCGATGCCGGAGCGGATCGTGATAGACTGCCTGGGTACGGACCCGACGGGCGAGCTGATGCACAGGCTGAGCCAGTTGGAAAAATGACATTGACGCGAGATTTTTGCGTCGCAGATCGGCGTCCAGCCTTGACAGGCGGCGCGCCGGCATCGATAATGCCTGCCGTTGCGGTGATATAGCTCAGCTGGTTAGAGCACAGCACTCATAATGCTGGGGTCGGTGGTTCAAGTCCACCTATCACCACCACAGAATTCCAAACGGATGGCTTGGCTCGCAGGGTCAAGCCATTTTGTTTCCGCGGTACTTTTTCGGTGATATAGCTCAGCTGGTTAGAGCACAGCACTCATAATGCTGGGGTCGGTGGTTCAAGTCCACCTATCACCACCAGACAGAAACGGCCCGGTTCTCGCGAACCGGGCCGTTTTCTTATCAAGATCGACTCAGTGCTTCTTGCCGCCACCCGAAATCTTGTTCTCGGTGGCCCAGGCGCGCCGTTCCGCTTCCTTCTTCGGCACCCCCTTCTTCTCGTAGCCCTGCTCGATATGCTCGGCCTGGCGCTTCTGCTTGTCCGTGTAGGACGATTTATCACCTTGAGGCATGATGAGGCTCCTTTCGACGGTGGGATAGTCCACGATGAAAGCCTACGCTCCTGCCCGCCCTTGTAACGTTCGGTAGCTCACGCAAAGGGAGCTTCTACTCAGCAGTAAAGGACTCGTCCAGCGCATAGTCGCCGCGCGCCAGGCCCGCCAATACGGCGCCGGCCTGCTGCAGGTAGTCCGAGGGCACCAGGATGCGCACGCCCCCCAGCGCCGGGGCCAGCAGCAGGTCGGTCTGCATCAGGTGGGCGTCCGCCAGCACGGCCGGAATGCCGGCGGCGACCAGGCAGCCCTGGGCCAGCGTGGCTTCCATCGGCACCAGGTACCTGGCGATGATGAACAGGTCGCGGCCGGGGATCTGGACCACCTCCGGGTTGGCGGCCAGCCAGGCGTTCAGTGCGAGTTGTTCCATGCGACCCCCTCTTGGTAATTTTACCGTTCGGTCAAAACAGCGCATGCGCCTGTGACAGCAGGTACAGGGTGACGCCGATCAGGCCACCGACGATGGTGCCGTTGATGCGAATGTACTGCAAGTCCTTGCCGATGTTGAGTTCGATTTGCTCGGACATCTCGCGGTCGTCCCACTGTTTCACCGTATCGGCGATGTGGCGGGTCAGGAAGCCGGCGAACTCGGGGGCGACGCCGCGCGCCGCCGATTCCAGGTTCTCGCTCAGGGAAGCGCGCAGCTGCGGGTCCTCGGCCAGCACCTTGCCGACCCAGGCCCCGGTCGCCACCAGGCGCCGGCGCAGGCGCGAATCCTCGCGCTGCAGGTCCTGCTTGACCCAGCCCTTCAGCTCGCCCCACAGGGTGGCGAGATAGCCATTGAGCGTCTCGTCGCCCAGCAGGTAGGCCTTGATCTCGTCCGCCTTGCCGGCGAAGGACGGGTCGGCCTTGAGGCGCTCGATGAATTCCTGGGTGAAGCTGTCGAAACGCGCGC from Massilia varians encodes:
- the miaA gene encoding tRNA (adenosine(37)-N6)-dimethylallyltransferase MiaA, translating into MSNKKPMAVAIMGPTASGKTAAALAIARTRPVEIISVDSALVYRGMDIGTAKPSLDELAAVPHHLIDIIDPLEAYSVMQFREDAIRLVGEISARGALPLLVGGTMMYFKGLTDSLDELPTADPALRARLDAEAARIGWPGMHARLRTLDPVTAERLKPNDAQRINRALEIIALTGKPMSELLGKREKPELPFDLISFALEPSERAVLHQRIAQRFDAMLGERDDAGLVAEVARLRARGDLSPSLPSIRCVGYRQTWDYLDGKIDRAELRELGIIATRQLAKRQITWLRAMPERIVIDCLGTDPTGELMHRLSQLEK
- the mutL gene encoding DNA mismatch repair endonuclease MutL; protein product: MNAPVPTVATAAATSHRPIQQLPDQLISQIAAGEVVERPSAVVKELLENALDAGATQITVRLEEGGVKRIAITDNGRGIAPEQLPLALARHATSKIASLHDLEHVGTLGFRGEALASIASVAAVRITSRTPDAAHAWEIVGSHEGTVAPSSGAFGTTIDVQDLYFNTPARRKFLKSEQTEYGHCAEVVRRIALSRPDVAFSLTHNGRTIDHWNVSEAAKRSGQILGNDFAEARLALDESAGPLRLHGYVGLPTASKARADGQFFYVNGRFVRDKLLVHAVRAAYQDVLHGDRFPCYVLSLDLDPALVDVNVHPSKIEVRFRDSRAVHQFVFHAVQRALAQTSATAHGSAPAPISAAEVKPTGTPVWAPRPHEQTSFGAQLAPTFSPSPFAPGSRWDDPHPAPSTGGVAQRLESYGALFAAGGPARAEAPAGVPLSGSERPLSNEDFPLGFALAQLHGIYILAQNTKGLVLVDMHAAHERILYEQIKNALDARAAGEELQVQQLLIPVTFYADAIEVATAQDHGETLKTLGFDIAALSPTTLAVRTVPTLLKNADAQTLARDVLRDVREFGGSRVLIERRNELLGTLACHTAVRANRILSVQEMNALLRQMEITERSDQCNHGRPTWVQLEISALDKLFLRGQ
- a CDS encoding putative signal transducing protein codes for the protein MEQLALNAWLAANPEVVQIPGRDLFIIARYLVPMEATLAQGCLVAAGIPAVLADAHLMQTDLLLAPALGGVRILVPSDYLQQAGAVLAGLARGDYALDESFTAE
- a CDS encoding peptidylprolyl isomerase encodes the protein MTASFNASRLALAALALLAAGSAGAAPAKPEKELPPKPSLADVLKASKPGDWRALDPDNTLYMDLPTGRMIIELAPSFAPATAANIRALVREKYFDDLFIIRSQDGFVVQWGDPDEENPKPFKAAKTVKAEFTAPIKSAGSFTRLKDGDVYAPQVGHVEGFPAARDPASGQTWLVHCPAMIGVARDTGSDTGNGSQLYVVTGHAPRHLDRNITVVGRVVQGMPLLSVQPRGTGAAGFYEKPEQRMSLKRVAMAADVPEAERSRLEVMRTDSATYQAVVEAQRNRGGPWTKVAAGRIDLCNAPIPVREQK